From Enoplosus armatus isolate fEnoArm2 chromosome 23, fEnoArm2.hap1, whole genome shotgun sequence:
GACCCTGGTGGCAGTCTGTTATTAAGGTGATAGTTTCCATGGTGATTAATAGCCCAGTGTGCAGTATGTGGAGGATGTTGAGGAAGAACTTTACCCCTCTGTTCCACAAACTCTAAGGGCGTGGTTATGTAACCCCGAGGGGCTTAAAGTTTAACCGGGGGGCGAAGATGAACATGGAATTTATGTAAATGAGATACAGAAAGAAGAAGTTTTCTTTGGCAGTATGCTGATAAAAAACTACATAATGCTGTCACTTTGTCTATTTTCTCTCACCTTGCGGTAATTCTTCATCGTGTTCCTCTTCACCACCTTCATCCCCTCCTCTTGCTCCCTCCTCATCctactctcctcctctccctcctcttctctccccctcttcttgTCTCTGATCAGGACCTGGTCGTCCGCTTCCTCCCGAACTAGGAAGTGGACAAGCACGGGCTCCTTCCCTCTTGCTGCCTTCTCATTCTCTTCCCCCATCTTCTTCGGTTTCTCCATCTCCGCCTCGATCATCACCGTGGTGTCCTCCAGGATGTGTGAGTCAACCGGACTCTCTGTGCCCAGGCTGAGCCCCTCATCTCGGGCTGTGTCTTCCTCggctctcccctccttctgctTCCTCCTGGAGCTTcttctccacctgctgctgcggCGGCTGGGTTTCCGCCGGAGGAGAGTCTCCCCGTCGTCCTCCATCATCCCTTCATTGCAGTCAAACGCCTCGGCTTCTTCCCTGTCATCTGCCCGAGAAATGGGCGCCACACCTGGGCTTGGGCTGCTCACGACTCCCCCCTCTTTGTTGCTGTCCTCCGTCCCGttccacctctcctccacttcttttctcctcacctcctcgCCTTCTCCAGCGACCTCGGGCTCATCAAGGCGACCGTAGAAGCCACTGGATTTGTCCAGAAACTTTGGGGCCCTGATCGAGCTCCGCACAGAGCTTTTCCTGGAGTTCTTGCCAAttgtcatgttttctctttctgtcttctgttaTTCTTTCACTTCTTGTATCCTCTGTGGCAGTCTTTTCGTTTCCGTGCTTCACGGCTCCTTTTTTTGTTACCTCTGAAAGATAAGGGGCAAGAGAGATTAGAGATTAATGCTGTTACATAACCCTGCCCTCACCCTCACTCTTTGGATCTccctcttttacacacacagtcccaaTCATTTCATAGTAGCTCCCAGAGAACTGAGCCAAAGTTCAGAAAAGATGATAGAcgtttaaaaaggaaataaaaacgGAGAGAAAATGCACCAGTAGTTCTGTTTTTGACTTgactatgagtgtgtgtgtgtgattgacacTGCAGGTCACACAGCATTATCAGTGTTGTGATAATAACTAAATGTCAAAGCTAGGCACAATGTTCTGacaactgaagacaaacacacacagactcggACTTTGACACTGATTTAACCAGTTGGACGCTGTACAGCAGCCAAAATCAATGACTTCATATTGACTATCTCTCAATGCCAAAGTCAGACTTACAGTTGGCTCATTGTCAATAATGTCAAAAGGGTATAGGATCAAATTTATCAAatatgagagagagggggtatCAGTGTCACAGCAGGTTATTTTCCATCAGCGGCAAAACACCTTCTGTTCATTGGGTTGTCGCCAGAGGTGAAAAAACCCATAGAGAGTGGTGTAGTTTGATTCCGTGATAATTACCCTCTAAATCTTTTACAATCCAACCTTACATAAGAAACAAGTCTGCACAAATACTGCACTTTTCATCTTTCCTGTCAGTATCTACATTTGGCAATaatcaaatgaaagagaaacatgTTTACAATTAGGTTGCTCTCATGCAAATTCAATTAtacctctgttgttgtttttagcaaGCGAAATCTATGACGTCTGCTGTAAAGAAAAGCACTCTAGACTGATcacacattttgggaaacgtgAAGATCactaccactctcatgtttatctaaatatgaagctacatattagcttagcttagcataaagttggaaacagctagcctgtctctgtccaaaggttaaaagtctgcctaccagcaccaaGCTCACTATTAAACATGGTATACCTAGTTTGTctaattcatacaaaaaccaaagtgtaaaaacaacaggttgtggttttacggaGGGTTAAGTGACAGACTGTTTCTTTTCTCGGAGCAGTGACTTCTTGAAGTtctccaggctagctgtttccccctgtttttagtctttatgctaagctaagctaaccagctgctggctgtagcttcatatttaccgtacacaCATGAGAGCagtattaatcttctcatctaaccctcggcaaaacagcaaataagagtatttcccaaaatgttgaactatttctttaaaaaagtagattaatatatataaatgtatatcaACCAGGCTACATGTACATCTTTTAATACTCATATCAACCTCAAGAAAGTAAGTTGAGAAGTGCCATGGTAGCCTTGTGTTAGCTATAGTTTGTTAGCATGCTTGTTGGAAGCTAGTGCATGCAAAGATGGCATTTTAATTAGTCATAGGCTTTAGCATTTATATGTTTCATTCAATGATAGCACCTATAGATTAAACCTATACGTCTTTTCATTGCCTTTTACAGGACTTGGGTGTATGTGGGTGAATAACAATTTGCTTAAACACTAGTTGTAACAGGTATGACTAAAACAGTAATCAAGGTAACTACATTCTGTGCAGAGATCATCTCTTTCTGATTTAATGACACAATGTTCAGATTgtacacaaagcaaacaaaatgattGATGGAGCAGCAAGCAGAGAAAACCAGATAAACAGGACTGAAAGAATAAGGAAAATGAATTTAACATCCAGCCACTTATtgtgagaagaaagaagaacGCTGTAAGGCAGCTGAGACTTCTTTTCTTACTTAACATACCTTATAGACATATAATTAATCTTAAAAGAATATCATGGTGTAGCAATAAGAAAAATGCTGAAACTTCTACATAAGAAAGAGTTGCAGGTCTCACCTGATCTCTTGCTGTTGTCtcctttccctctgtgtgtgtctaactgtgtgtgtgtgtgtgtgtgtttgagtgaatgACTGAGAGCCGGGAGCTCAGGATACTCCCCTaacacacagcttcacacacCCACCCTGCCCGAACCTGCAGTTCTGTCGTCAtcaaggcaaacacacacatgcaaaaaggGGCACATACACATATGCAGCAAGGCGCTCTCACTCTGAAGgactctttgtctctctctctctggctctttctTCTTaaaccacccacccacacacacacacacacacacacacacacacacacacacacacacacacacacacacacacacacacacacacagacacacacctcttcTTTACATCCTTAAACACACATTGACTTAGAGATGAAGTTCTGATTTCAAATCTGTAACACTAACATGAGACACAGGGACAAATACACACGTGCCTGCAGTACACACTAAATACTTAAGCTCACAGAACAGCCAACCACCAGAGGCAAACATCCTATTCTGCTATCAGTGGCTATCAATCATTAACCATGACCTGATGCCATAGATAAACCCGCAGATTAGAGATGTGACTTTCAATTCAACCCCAAAGGGTGACAATATAACTGTTAGGTGTACCCGAAGTCCTCTCTTGTGTGAGGAGGATTTATATTTACAGGTGGTAGTTGTCCACCTGTAGCTctatgaaacacacattcattcatttctctttaATTAATGTCAAACCCCCTTCAGGGAGTTACTAATGGGGAAGGAGAACATAAGCCAATACAAACAgttatatatacaatatatattctACCAATACATGTATTGCATTGCATGTATTTTTCATACTGTACCTGCCCAAACATCTGCTGAGCCCATATATCACTGATATTAGCCTACTGCAGACATCTTCTAAACACCTACAAAacagatgacatcatcatcatcagcctcagctgtactttatgttcaGTACAAcgttacagcctcacagagccgctgcTAAAAACAAATTGAAGGGCTCTGTACCAAAAATGTTTCTATTATATGTTtatatcaaaacacaaataGCAGCACATATTTAACCCTCATACATCAAGTTCAAAATGGTGTATGTAGATAAAATGAATGAGCTTCGTCACTGAATGGTATCTCACTGTTTGGAAGGTAAACACTGTGTCTGGGTGGGACAGGGAGTGGGAGCTGCTaagctgtgtgcatgtgtgttgggtAATAATCCACATGCCTGTTTTTCCTAAGTCAACTTCAGGATGTAAAGCACTCACACACCTTcttgtacatgcacacacatgcatacagtgcAACTGTTGCCAGAAGTGActgaaacaccaacacacacacaggcaaacacattAAATGACGTGTGATAAGTGGTATTTAAGAGTGAAAGAGTGATGGTTACAGTAATTAAACTACTTTCTAGTGTCACAAGTAGTCTggtctacgtgtgtgtgtgtgtgtgtgtatatgcaaatgcacttgtatgtgtgtctgtgagtgaatCATTGCGGATCAAAAAAAAGATGGTGTAGATGTACATGTGCGTCTGGCTCTATGACTTCAGATCCTCTTACTCACCTCCCGGTGGACCTTCACCTAATAAGTGTGTGTTGGGTGATGAGGCACACTCATACTTCCCCGACGCTCCATAAATGGTCACCAAGCAGGCGACTTCCCTGCAGAGAGGGAGTAGCAGCTGTCACTCACACAGGCCTGTAAAAGCCTCAGCGGTGCTGAGGTTAGAGAATCTCCGCCCACGTGGGTAATTGCTGATGACGGTACCAGACGCTGCAAGCAGGTTGCCATGGTCACTGTCAAGCAGGGGCAAGTTAGGGTTTTGGTACTGCAGTTGGACATTAagtgttgatgttgatgtggTGAAACAGGAGAAAATCAGGCAGACAGAAAACCGAAAACAGAATTAGAGGTTGGTGAGAACACAAAGGGACAGACAGGAGTGATAAAactcagacatactgtatgacaaGTCTGTTAAGTGTGACACCGTTAAGTATAACCTGACACACTCCGAGAACAGATGTGCTGTTGGCTGCGTCTCAAATAAAGCACATTAAGCAGGCAGTCATTCAACTTCTTTGTCAGCATTTCTTGAACTAGTTGGGGTCAGAATCCAAAAATGcgcttcaaaagaaaaaaagagtctgTTGGGTTTCTAAGTTGGGTACTATGGGAATGAAATCCTGACTAGAGTGATCCAAGTACACCCAGCAATCCTGGCCATGCTCAACCAGAAGTTTATcttgaagtaaaaacaaaacaatctgcgTGGGTACACAACCAAAGAGATAAGTGACTAAATATAGTTTTACCTAAATTGGGTGAACCGACCATTTCATTAGACTGGACAGGTATATGATCTGCACAACCTCCACACAGCCAGCATACTCGTTTCTTATTTTAGCTCATTCAGGACCCTCACGTCTTTGCCGCGTCTTTTATTATAATGATGGTTTACAATTCTTCTAAAGGGTTCAAGGGGTACCAAagccaaaaaactgaaagaaaactcATGaatagttgacattttggagatgaaCATGAGCACATATTTAAAGAAACactacattttcactttcaattGTTGAAAGCAGGCAGTGGTGTAACAGTGAGGACGCAGAGCTCAGTGTTTTGTGCTGGGATACAAGATATGGACTTAATAGTTCAGCTCCTCCTTTTCCAACAGAGCTGCAAACAGTTAAAGCGCAAAgttaaaaacaattaaagggATAAGCATGAATCACTGAAGTTtaaaaaagatgacaaaacacGTTTTTACATGATCTAGGTTTATTTTCAAGGCCATGGACAGACATTATCACATTGTACAATGTAAAGAacaatattacaataataaatacataatacaacAGTAGAGAATTGACTAACAGGCACTAATTACACTGAAGCAGGCACTAGCTGTTTTTACAGTATCATACAACAGTAGCTGAGGAGCGATAATGGTATTTCGCTCTTTAGTCTTCCAACTTCTGAGGGTGTCATGGAAGATAATCAAGCGCGGCTCGAGTAGTTCAATTCATATTTGaagcttttctttcaaatataCTATTGAAATACTGCTACTGTAAAGTATCGGGGATTTCCTGCCTATTAAAGGCAaattcaagtctttttttcttgtcagaGTGTGGGAATGTAACATGGACGGCGTGTTTTGTATTCGCTTGTTGCATAAGGAACATGAGCTTCAGTAGTGTTGTTCCCTTATTCTGGGCTTCTAAATGGATCCCACAAGCCTCATGTTTCTCACTAAAACTATACATATAAAATGCTGGCTGGAACTACTTGTTGCTATGACACTATTGAAAACCAGCATAACACACTAACGCTACACTGGGTGTGGAACCAGTGCATCTCTGTATTTGTTATGCCTGTGTTGCACCACAGTGTTGCTAAGTTGCACCTGTTGTGACTGTAACACAGGTGTATGAGTGCATAATAAATACAAGGCAACAACTACTGAgcatatttgatttgatatttaatTAACTGGCGGGTTTTGAGGCTCTCGTTTTATGTTATGAACATTGTTTACTGCACCTTCGCTCCACAATACTATTACCTTGAAAGCAAATGCAGACACTTTGATTTAACAGGTTGTATGAAGATCATCATG
This genomic window contains:
- the LOC139305540 gene encoding cilia- and flagella-associated protein 251, with the translated sequence MTIGKNSRKSSVRSSIRAPKFLDKSSGFYGRLDEPEVAGEGEEVRRKEVEESSPSPGVAPISRADDREEAEAFDCNEGMMEDDGETLLRRKPSRRSSRWRRSSRRKQKEGRAEEDTARDEGLSLGTESPVDSHILEDTTVMIEAEMEKPKKMGEENEKAARGKEPVLVHFLVREEADDQVLIRDKKRGREEEGEEESRMRREQEEGMKVVKRNTMKNYRKALDRAFRRGWEAFITNLYSVTLTPVTSSSPPPSSPSSKKKQQHNSVLAEFR